The following is a genomic window from Candidatus Thermoplasmatota archaeon.
AAAACAGAGGTATCTCTCGGCGTCGTGCGTGGACATCGTCAACTTCTTCTTGGACAACCAGTCCCTTCTGAAGAGAGGAGAATCTCCGCCGCAAGGGTTTTAGGAGACTAGACCATCCTCCGCTCCGGTGAACGAATGAAGCACGTGCACTACACGGACGTTAATCGGGAGAAGGTGGATGACCCGGCCGCCACGGGTGTGAACGTCAGATGGTTGATCACTCGGGAGGACGGGGCGGAGGTTTTCGCCATGAGGCGGTTCGACGTCAAGGCTGGCGGGCATACTCCACATCACAGCCACGATTTCGAGCACGAGGTCTTCGTTCTTGAGGGGGGAGGGACGCTGAAGGTCGAGGGCGAGGAGGAGGATTTGAAGAAAGGAGATGTTGTCTTCATTCCCGCCGATGTCAAACATCAGTTCGTGAACGACCGCGATGAGACTCTCAGCTTCCTCTGTTTGATACCGTACAAGGACTAGTTCTTCTCGGGTGGTGAGATATCGCCCTCTTCGAGTCCCGCGAGTTCCATCGCCATCCCGATGCATCGGTCGAACTCGGCGATTCTCTGTATGATGAGTCTGGCACCGTCCGGCGATCCGCCGCCGTGCATGCATCCGGGGACACCGGCGCCCAGAGTGAGCCATTCGATGAGCCTTGCGACCTTCACCCTCGCGACTGCCGGAGCCGCTGCCTTCAGGTACTTCTTGACGACCTCGCCGTAGTCCGGGTCGGTCATGTCCGCGTAGGATGGCATGCAGCCAGTCTCTGCTATGCCGCCACCTATCTCTTGCGCGAGTCTCTTCGTCTCATATGGCAGTGTGGCGATGTGAAGCTTGTTCACGTTCGCGATAAGCTGGTCGGTCCTCCAGCTCCCCGATGGATGAGCCTCTCCCATGACCGCTGCTGCAACGCCCATTCCGAACGTGGTCTCGTTGTTGGCAACCATCTGAGTCAGCTTTTCCCTGAACACCTTCTCGGACAGACCGTTCGCCCAAGCGATCAGGATGGAAGCGCCGACC
Proteins encoded in this region:
- a CDS encoding cupin domain-containing protein, whose product is MKHVHYTDVNREKVDDPAATGVNVRWLITREDGAEVFAMRRFDVKAGGHTPHHSHDFEHEVFVLEGGGTLKVEGEEEDLKKGDVVFIPADVKHQFVNDRDETLSFLCLIPYKD